The Candidatus Accumulibacter similis genome has a segment encoding these proteins:
- a CDS encoding histidine phosphatase family protein, whose translation MTEKTLLVLRHGKSDWSTGHEDFHRPLVDRGRLGSQKMGAWIKHHKLVPDLVVSSMAERARATTVAACKAMGLPLKTVRWDERLYAAPVEDLLAALADCPKSARRVMVVGHNPGLEDLVEYLSHEQLAIPDDGKLLPTSALARLEMVESWTDLKRGCGHLISLTRPGQVPEPPVSEVDDETNRGPVPDYFFTQSAVLPYRLVDGRLEIMLIASRKGTRWVVPKGVKEQELSLRDSAAKEALEEGGVRGNVAAEPIGQYEYRKWGGVCAVTVFPMEVTESIPEEEWEESHRERRWVEPQEAQRLLDERALQKMVGKLEKGIRKG comes from the coding sequence ATGACCGAGAAGACACTGCTGGTATTGCGGCACGGAAAGTCCGACTGGAGTACCGGTCACGAGGATTTCCACCGGCCGCTGGTCGATCGCGGCCGGCTGGGCAGCCAGAAGATGGGTGCCTGGATCAAGCACCACAAACTGGTTCCGGATCTCGTCGTCAGCTCGATGGCCGAGCGTGCCCGCGCGACGACGGTGGCTGCGTGCAAGGCGATGGGGCTGCCACTGAAGACGGTGCGTTGGGACGAGCGGCTTTACGCGGCGCCGGTCGAGGATCTGCTGGCGGCGCTCGCCGATTGTCCGAAGAGTGCGCGGCGGGTGATGGTCGTCGGACACAATCCGGGGCTCGAGGATTTGGTGGAGTATCTCAGCCACGAGCAGCTGGCAATTCCGGATGACGGCAAGTTGCTGCCGACCTCGGCGCTGGCGCGGCTCGAGATGGTCGAGAGCTGGACGGACCTGAAGCGCGGCTGTGGCCACCTGATCTCGTTGACCCGCCCGGGTCAGGTACCGGAACCGCCCGTGAGCGAGGTCGATGATGAGACGAACCGGGGACCGGTGCCGGATTACTTCTTCACCCAGTCTGCGGTCCTTCCGTACCGGCTGGTCGATGGCCGGCTCGAGATCATGCTGATCGCCTCGCGCAAGGGCACCCGCTGGGTCGTACCGAAGGGCGTCAAGGAGCAGGAACTGTCGCTGCGCGATTCCGCCGCCAAGGAGGCGCTGGAAGAAGGCGGCGTGCGGGGCAATGTCGCCGCCGAGCCGATCGGCCAGTACGAGTACAGGAAGTGGGGCGGTGTCTGCGCCGTCACCGTCTTTCCAATGGAAGTGACCGAGAGCATTCCCGAAGAAGAGTGGGAAGAGAGCCACCGCGAACGGCGGTGGGTCGAGCCGCAGGAGGCACAACGCCTGCTCGACGAACGCGCACTGCAGAAAATGGTCGGCAAACTCGAAAAGGGCATCCGCAAGGGCTGA
- a CDS encoding phosphoglycerate dehydrogenase — translation MFKVRTYNTISIKGLERFPRKSYEVGSDIAHPDAFLLRSQKLQGIEVPATLLAVARAGAGVNNVPVAEYGKQGIVVFNTPGANANAVKELVMAGMLLSARGIIDGMNYVQSLSAINDSAEMSALVEKAKSRFAGSELRGKTLGIVGLGAIGSMVADMALAMGMTVVGFDPVLSIDAAWRLSNEVSRMENLQSLLARSDYISLHVPAVDTTRHMINDDTLAVIKPGAVLLNFARDAIVDAAAVLRSLDAGRLGRYVCDFPEPALLGKPKIIAMPHIGASTEESEENCAVMAADQLVDYLENGNITNSVNYPKIAMERSPGTVRITFANENVAGVLGHVLSILADHKVNVVDMVNKSRGELAFNLMDVESEPDAAVIDAIRGVAHVIRVRVI, via the coding sequence ATGTTCAAGGTCAGAACCTATAACACAATTTCAATCAAGGGGTTGGAACGTTTTCCCCGGAAGTCGTATGAAGTTGGCAGCGACATCGCCCATCCCGATGCCTTCCTTCTGCGCAGTCAGAAGCTGCAGGGAATCGAGGTCCCCGCGACCCTGCTCGCGGTCGCCCGCGCCGGTGCCGGCGTCAACAACGTACCCGTCGCCGAGTATGGCAAGCAGGGGATAGTCGTCTTCAACACTCCCGGCGCCAACGCCAACGCCGTCAAGGAGCTGGTGATGGCGGGCATGCTCCTCAGCGCGCGCGGCATCATCGACGGCATGAATTACGTCCAGTCGCTGTCGGCGATCAATGACTCCGCCGAAATGTCGGCGCTGGTGGAGAAGGCGAAGTCGCGCTTCGCCGGCAGCGAGCTGCGCGGCAAGACGCTCGGCATCGTCGGTCTGGGTGCCATCGGCTCGATGGTCGCCGACATGGCTCTGGCGATGGGCATGACGGTCGTCGGTTTCGACCCGGTGCTGTCGATCGACGCGGCCTGGAGGCTGTCGAACGAAGTCAGCAGAATGGAGAACCTGCAGTCGCTCCTTGCACGCTCCGACTACATCTCGCTGCATGTGCCGGCGGTCGACACGACGCGACACATGATCAATGACGATACGCTGGCGGTGATCAAGCCGGGCGCCGTCCTGCTCAACTTCGCCCGCGACGCGATCGTCGATGCGGCCGCGGTGCTGCGTAGCCTCGACGCCGGCCGGCTCGGCAGGTATGTCTGCGACTTCCCGGAGCCGGCGCTGCTCGGCAAACCGAAGATCATCGCCATGCCGCACATCGGCGCCAGCACCGAGGAATCCGAGGAAAACTGCGCGGTGATGGCCGCCGACCAACTCGTCGATTATCTAGAGAACGGCAACATCACCAACTCGGTGAACTATCCGAAGATCGCCATGGAGCGAAGCCCCGGAACGGTGCGCATCACCTTCGCCAACGAGAACGTCGCGGGCGTCCTCGGGCACGTGCTGTCGATCCTGGCCGACCACAAGGTGAATGTCGTCGACATGGTTAACAAGAGTCGTGGCGAGCTCGCCTTCAACCTCATGGACGTCGAAAGCGAGCCGGATGCGGCGGTGATCGACGCCATCCGCGGAGTGGCGCACGTGATCCGCGTGCGCGTGATCTGA
- a CDS encoding phosphoserine transaminase, whose protein sequence is MQPTVKPRNPNFSSGPCSKRPGYDVSALQLDTLGRSHRSALGKKALALACSETARILGLPEGYRVGVVPGSDTGAVEMAMWSLLGQRGVDVLAWESFGSGWATDVVKQLKLADARVLKADYGDIVDLSQVNFDNDVVFTWNGTTSGVKVPNGDWIADDRAGLTICDATSAVFAMDLPWEKLDVVTFSWQKVLGGEGAHGMLILGPRAVARLESYAPPWPLPKVFRLTSGGKLSEGIFRGETINTPSMLCVADYLDALQWIESIGGVSAAIARSEANLGVVADFVAANDWISFLARDRATRSNTSVCLSVTLAAEQVKKMVKLLEGEGVAYDIGSYKDAPAGIRIWCGATIDSADLQALMPWLAWAYAQVAA, encoded by the coding sequence ATGCAACCCACAGTCAAACCCCGCAATCCCAATTTCTCGTCGGGACCATGCAGCAAGCGCCCCGGTTATGATGTCAGCGCGCTGCAGCTCGACACGCTGGGCCGCTCGCATCGCTCGGCACTGGGCAAGAAGGCACTGGCGCTCGCCTGCAGCGAGACGGCCCGCATCCTCGGGCTGCCGGAGGGCTATCGGGTGGGTGTCGTGCCCGGTTCGGATACCGGCGCGGTGGAGATGGCGATGTGGTCGCTGCTCGGTCAGCGTGGCGTCGACGTCCTCGCCTGGGAGTCCTTCGGCTCGGGCTGGGCGACCGATGTCGTCAAGCAGCTGAAACTCGCCGACGCACGCGTTCTCAAGGCTGACTATGGCGACATCGTCGATCTGTCGCAGGTCAACTTCGACAACGACGTGGTCTTCACCTGGAACGGAACGACTTCCGGGGTGAAGGTGCCGAATGGCGACTGGATCGCCGACGATCGTGCCGGGCTGACGATATGCGACGCGACCTCGGCCGTCTTCGCGATGGATCTGCCGTGGGAGAAGCTGGACGTGGTGACCTTCTCGTGGCAGAAGGTCCTCGGTGGTGAAGGTGCGCACGGCATGCTGATCCTCGGCCCGCGCGCCGTCGCTCGGCTCGAGAGCTACGCGCCGCCGTGGCCGCTGCCGAAGGTCTTCCGCCTGACCTCGGGCGGCAAGCTGAGCGAGGGCATCTTCCGCGGCGAGACGATCAACACGCCGTCGATGCTCTGCGTCGCCGATTACCTCGACGCACTGCAGTGGATCGAGAGCATCGGCGGCGTCAGCGCGGCGATTGCGCGCAGCGAGGCCAACCTCGGCGTCGTCGCCGACTTCGTCGCCGCCAACGACTGGATCTCCTTCCTCGCCCGCGACCGGGCAACGCGCTCGAATACCAGCGTCTGCCTGAGCGTCACGCTGGCAGCCGAGCAGGTGAAGAAGATGGTCAAGCTGCTCGAAGGCGAGGGCGTCGCTTACGACATCGGTTCCTACAAGGACGCACCGGCGGGAATCCGCATCTGGTGCGGCGCGACGATCGACAGCGCCGATCTGCAGGCACTGATGCCTTGGCTGGCTTGGGCCTACGCGCAGGTCGCCGCCTGA
- a CDS encoding YchJ family protein → MKRRTEVGTTRTEGGGDAAACPCGSQRPYGGCCAPLHAGVASAADAAALMRSRYSAYVRGRNDYLLATWHPSTRPLGLDDAAATHWLGLQIRRHLPAAPDAATVEFVARYRLAGRGGRLHEISRFVREDGRWYYLDGEFPAPAADGRAASPAAGG, encoded by the coding sequence ATGAAGCGGAGAACGGAAGTCGGCACGACCCGGACGGAAGGCGGCGGCGACGCAGCGGCCTGCCCTTGCGGCAGCCAGCGTCCGTATGGCGGATGCTGTGCTCCCCTGCACGCCGGCGTCGCCAGCGCTGCCGACGCGGCGGCGCTGATGCGCTCGCGCTACAGCGCCTACGTTCGCGGCCGCAACGACTACCTGCTGGCGACTTGGCACCCGTCGACACGGCCGCTTGGGCTCGACGACGCTGCCGCGACTCACTGGCTCGGTCTGCAGATTCGAAGACACTTGCCGGCTGCGCCGGATGCTGCGACAGTCGAGTTCGTTGCCCGCTATCGCCTTGCCGGGCGCGGCGGGCGGCTGCACGAGATCAGTCGATTCGTCCGCGAGGATGGTCGCTGGTATTACCTCGACGGCGAGTTTCCAGCGCCTGCGGCTGACGGCCGCGCGGCGTCGCCGGCTGCCGGCGGCTAG
- a CDS encoding pseudouridylate synthase encodes MLPILFRDEHLVAIDKPAGLLVHRTVLDAHERRFALQMLRDQLGCHVYAIHRLDRGTSGVLLFALSSEVARVMNKMFTQRQVEKHYLAVVRGYPPLQGEIDHALRRCFGDDEADDEAATPTAQQAITRYRRLATIELPHAVDPYPHSRYALLELAPLSGRRHQLRRHLKHIAHPIIGDTTYGKAAHNRVFRALLGCQRMLLACTELRFPHPVSGMPLTVVAPLAGEFLRLVERLQWTATLPRAWLPAGAVTADG; translated from the coding sequence GTGCTGCCGATCCTCTTTCGTGACGAACATCTGGTGGCCATCGACAAGCCGGCCGGGTTGCTGGTGCATCGCACCGTGCTCGACGCGCACGAGCGCCGCTTCGCCCTGCAGATGCTGCGCGACCAGCTCGGCTGCCACGTTTACGCCATCCACCGGCTCGACCGGGGCACCTCGGGTGTCCTCCTGTTCGCCCTGAGCAGCGAGGTGGCGCGGGTGATGAACAAGATGTTCACGCAGCGACAGGTCGAAAAGCACTATCTCGCGGTCGTCCGAGGATATCCGCCACTGCAGGGCGAGATCGACCATGCATTGCGCCGCTGCTTCGGCGACGACGAGGCTGACGACGAAGCGGCCACTCCGACCGCCCAGCAGGCCATCACCCGCTATCGCCGACTGGCGACGATCGAGCTGCCGCACGCCGTCGACCCCTATCCGCACAGCCGCTACGCGCTGCTCGAACTGGCGCCGCTGAGCGGCCGTCGTCACCAGTTGCGTCGCCATCTGAAGCACATCGCGCATCCGATCATCGGCGACACGACCTACGGCAAGGCGGCGCACAACCGCGTCTTCCGCGCGCTGCTGGGCTGCCAGAGAATGCTGCTGGCGTGCACCGAACTGCGTTTCCCGCACCCTGTCAGCGGCATGCCACTGACCGTCGTGGCACCGCTGGCGGGGGAGTTCCTGCGCCTCGTCGAGCGGCTGCAGTGGACGGCAACGCTGCCGCGTGCATGGCTGCCGGCCGGCGCGGTCACCGCTGATGGCTGA
- the paaI gene encoding hydroxyphenylacetyl-CoA thioesterase PaaI gives MPKNPVAHESQAAARLAELTAEAMYSRDAASRLIGLQIISVRPGYSRMSMVVRPDMVNGHHICHGGYLFTLADSAFAYACNAYNRNTVASACHIDFLAPAAEGEVLEAECEERSRAGRTGVYDTTIRNHNGKVIALFRGKSYRIAGEVIAGLEAEEARPASASPAISRVEGNPQ, from the coding sequence ATGCCCAAGAACCCCGTCGCCCATGAGTCACAGGCGGCCGCCCGTCTCGCCGAGCTGACGGCCGAGGCGATGTACAGCCGCGATGCTGCAAGTCGGCTGATCGGCCTGCAGATCATCAGCGTTCGCCCCGGTTACTCGCGAATGTCGATGGTCGTCCGGCCGGACATGGTCAACGGCCACCACATCTGCCATGGCGGCTATCTGTTTACCCTTGCCGACTCGGCTTTCGCCTACGCCTGCAACGCCTACAACCGCAACACGGTTGCCTCGGCGTGCCACATCGACTTCCTGGCGCCGGCGGCGGAGGGGGAGGTCCTCGAGGCCGAGTGCGAGGAGCGCTCGCGAGCGGGGCGCACCGGCGTTTACGACACGACGATCCGCAATCACAACGGCAAGGTCATCGCCCTTTTTCGCGGCAAGTCCTATCGGATTGCCGGCGAGGTGATCGCCGGACTGGAAGCCGAAGAAGCCCGCCCGGCATCGGCCAGCCCAGCGATCAGCCGGGTCGAGGGCAATCCACAGTGA
- a CDS encoding IS66 family insertion sequence element accessory protein TnpB, with the protein METTARRLRVKRGAEQWRVLLSRFDGSGLSVAEFCAREGISDTSFHRWRSRLQAGGSSKPDQAAPGAFLDAGVLRREHPSAARLELTLDLGQGLQLSLVRG; encoded by the coding sequence ATGGAGACGACGGCCAGGAGGTTGCGGGTGAAGCGTGGCGCGGAGCAGTGGCGGGTCCTGCTGTCGCGCTTTGACGGCAGCGGCTTGAGCGTCGCTGAATTCTGCGCGCGGGAAGGAATCAGCGATACCAGCTTCCATCGCTGGCGAAGCCGCCTGCAGGCCGGCGGCAGCAGCAAGCCCGACCAGGCGGCGCCGGGCGCCTTCCTTGACGCCGGCGTCCTGCGCCGTGAGCACCCGTCGGCTGCGCGTCTTGAACTGACCCTCGACCTCGGCCAAGGTCTGCAGCTGTCCCTTGTTCGCGGCTGA
- the tnpB gene encoding IS66 family insertion sequence element accessory protein TnpB, which translates to MFFPEARIRVQVYGCPVDLRQSFDGLIALTRHALREDPVSGQLFVFFNRRSTLVKVLYWDRSGFCVWAKRLEAGRFISDWSKASTRETDWTGLKLLLEGIEPGRIRKRHRPPERRENGL; encoded by the coding sequence ATGTTCTTCCCGGAAGCGCGAATTCGCGTGCAGGTCTATGGTTGCCCGGTCGATCTGCGTCAATCCTTCGACGGGCTGATTGCGCTGACGCGCCACGCGCTGCGCGAGGACCCCGTGAGCGGACAACTCTTCGTCTTCTTCAACCGGCGCTCGACACTGGTCAAGGTGCTCTACTGGGACCGCAGTGGTTTCTGCGTCTGGGCCAAGCGTCTCGAGGCTGGCCGTTTTATTTCCGACTGGTCCAAGGCGAGCACGCGTGAAACCGACTGGACCGGGTTGAAACTCCTCCTCGAAGGCATCGAGCCGGGGCGCATCCGGAAGCGCCACCGCCCGCCAGAGCGCCGTGAAAATGGCTTGTAA
- a CDS encoding MBL fold metallo-hydrolase translates to MKSLLAAVAVLLLLPATGSAQDAKRITTISDAFGSMSTLRRDWGYASFVEYAGKRILFDTGNNAAVFAHNVKLLGIDLTRLDAVVISHRHGDHTSGLTHLLEVNPGVRIYAPQEGAFFKGEVPRGFLKTETGLPPELRYFDGQAPDSLPTGTPWEKGNFEIVQGMKEIFPGMYVLSTRSQKPGTMEMNELSLALKTQQGLAVVVGCSHPGVEVILQAAAKIDPQIYTVTGGFHLVMSPREEVVRVADALQNALKVERIAPGHCTSELGFSILLDRYKDRFDRAGVGSIIALP, encoded by the coding sequence ATGAAGTCACTGCTTGCGGCCGTTGCCGTGCTGCTCCTGCTTCCGGCAACCGGCTCCGCCCAGGATGCCAAGCGCATCACCACTATCTCGGATGCCTTCGGCAGCATGTCCACGCTGCGCCGCGACTGGGGCTATGCTTCTTTCGTCGAATACGCCGGCAAGCGCATTCTCTTTGACACTGGCAACAACGCCGCCGTCTTTGCCCACAACGTCAAGTTGCTGGGTATCGACCTCACGCGTCTGGACGCGGTGGTGATCTCGCACCGGCACGGAGACCATACCAGCGGCCTGACCCATCTGCTCGAAGTCAATCCCGGCGTACGCATCTACGCCCCGCAGGAAGGCGCCTTCTTCAAGGGAGAGGTGCCGCGCGGCTTCCTGAAAACCGAAACCGGCCTTCCGCCCGAACTGCGCTATTTCGACGGACAGGCTCCCGACAGCCTTCCGACAGGCACGCCCTGGGAAAAGGGAAACTTCGAAATTGTCCAGGGCATGAAGGAGATCTTTCCCGGCATGTACGTGCTTTCCACGCGCTCGCAGAAGCCCGGCACGATGGAAATGAACGAGCTCTCGCTGGCCCTGAAAACCCAGCAGGGGCTCGCTGTCGTGGTCGGATGCTCGCATCCGGGCGTCGAGGTGATCCTCCAGGCGGCTGCGAAGATCGACCCGCAGATCTACACGGTGACGGGGGGTTTCCATCTCGTCATGTCCCCGCGCGAGGAAGTGGTCCGGGTGGCCGATGCACTACAGAACGCGCTTAAGGTCGAGCGCATCGCGCCGGGACACTGCACCAGCGAGCTGGGATTCTCGATACTGCTCGATCGCTACAAGGACCGTTTCGACCGCGCCGGGGTAGGCAGCATCATTGCCCTGCCATGA